The following proteins are encoded in a genomic region of Chelmon rostratus isolate fCheRos1 chromosome 3, fCheRos1.pri, whole genome shotgun sequence:
- the vps54 gene encoding vacuolar protein sorting-associated protein 54 isoform X2: MASSHSSSPVPRGGRDGIYHKERDPTPPRCRSIRSLPDVCPKEPTGEGRGLCDGPSVVAEHDRWTVYSSKVNLPAALNDPRLAKRESDFFTKTWGLDFAETEVMPSFFLPSITREHFGPYLQEMAQRERIHERCKTICPNKDDVDAVSSITTNHDKSRAELEQVPKIFMKPDFALEDPATFNTVLPWSHFNSAGGKSSRDVASSKLLQEKLSHYLDVVEVSIARQISLRSEAFFHAMSSQHELQDRLQETQRAVAVLRGRTAAIDRVMCQGPLRALRNALTRNNYVKLHNKLKLMAAVHQTQPTVQLLLSTSEFVGALELISTTKEVLQQELQGIHSFRHLGSQLCELEKLIDKMMVEDFSMYARSDLNRSLKDEPQVLEKERLESLVFGLLRQRKLDFLDIYSDEMIMAAKAIVTQCVAESVLHIEEIDTEVVTKLADQMRVMTFPQWFELLKSVFESFLLFLQRIKATLSVIKNVVLEVQASNQKNRLLETSSEASGQEASHGPSLLQGEAELAYLTHEGLFISDALNEAEQQRQQAVVQDQSSVSGSRMQQSRPEAASGNSACGTTETSISFMSGESMMPTELELNRVINNVQELLYSASDVSHDRCVKVLTARAKDGSLERLSSAEFVCLSQAVEGFVRDTEEVCGRRSVSLRGALQSQANRFVHRFHEERKTKLGLLLDNERWKQAEVPAEFQDLVNSIADGRITLPERKIPGAEDRKPTEFLLVNGQKYAVVGTVLLLIRIFLEYCQCVNDIPSIATDMLTRLSDLLKHFNSRSCQLVLGAGALQVVGLKTITTKNLALASRCLQLVVHYIPIIRAHFETKLQPKQFSVLRHFDHITKDYNDHIAEISAKLVAIMDSLFEKVLSKYEVKAPMPSACFRNVCKQMAKMHEAIYELLPEEQTQMLFLRINASFKMHLKRQLARLGVVNDGGPQHGLVVVDVAFYTENVQALKSLERLDLNMAEIWEQKR, translated from the exons ATGGCCTCCAGCCACAGCTCCTCCCCAGTGCCTCGTGGAGGCCGAGATGGGATCTATCACAAGGAGCGGGATCCCACCCCCCCTCGCTGCCGGTCCATCCGGTCCCTTCCTGATGTCTGTCCCAAGGAACCCACCG GCGAGGGGCGGGGCCTGTGTGATGGCCCATCCGTGGTGGCAGAGCACGACAGGTGGACGGTGTACAGCTCCAAGGTCAACCTCCCCGCCGCGCTGAATGACCCGCGGCTCGCCAAACGGGAGTCCGACTTTTTCACCAAAACATGGGGGCTGGACTTCgcagagacagaggtgatgccctccttcttcctccccaGCATCACCAGGGAACACTTCGGGCCCTACCTGCAGGAGATGGCTCAG agggaAAGAATCCACGAACGCTGCAAGACGATCTGTCCCAACAAAGACGATGTCGACGCCGTCTCCAGTATCACCACCAACCACG ACAAATCCAGAGCTGAGCTGGAACAAGTCCCGAAG ATCTTCATGAAGCCTGACTTTGCTCTGGAGGACCCGGCCACCTTCAACACCGTCCTGCCCTGGTCACACTTCAACAGTGCCGGGgggaagagcagcagagatgtgGCCTCCTCCAAACTGCTGCAGGAGAAG CTGAGTCACTACCTGGATGTGGTGGAGGTGAGCATCGCTCGGCAGATCTCTCTGCGCTCCGAGGCATTTTTTCATGCCATGTCCTCACAGCACGAGCTGCAGGACCGGCTACAGGAGACGCAGCGGGCCGTGGCCGTCCTGCGGGGCCGGACAGCTGCCATAGACCGGGTCATGTGCCAGGGGCCTCTACGGGCCCTCCGTAATGCCCTGACCCGCAACAACTACGTGAAGCTGCACAACAAGCTGAAGCTGATGGCGGCAGTGCATCAGACACAGCCCACCGtacagctgctgctctccaccTCAGAGTTCGTCGGCGCACTGGAGCTCATCTCCACCACCaaggaggtgctgcagcaggagctgcagggaaTCCATAGCTTCAG ACATCTGGGTTCCCAACTGTGTGAGCTGGAGAAGCTGATCGATAAGATGATGGTGGAGGATTTCAGCATGTATGCCCGCAGCGATCTGAACCGCAGCCTGAAGGACGAGCCGCAGGTCCTGGAGAAG GAGCGTCTGGAGTCTCTGGTGTTCGGCCTGCTGCGGCAGAGGAAGCTGGATTTTCTGGACATTTACAGCGATGAGATGATTATGGCTGCTAAAGCCATCGTCACTCAG tgtgtagCAGAAAGTGTTTTGCACATAGAAGAAATTGACACTGAAGTCGTCACTAA gctagCTGACCAGATGCGTGTGATGACGTTTCCTCAGTGGTTTGAGCTGCTGAAAAGCGTCTTTGAGagtttccttctcttcctgcaGAGGATCAAG gcCACTCTGAGCGTGATCAAAAATGTGGTCCTGGAGGTTCAGGCGTCGAACCAGAAGAACCGGCTCCTGGAGACCAGTTCCGAAGCTTCAGGCCAGGAGGCTTCCCACGGTCCATCACTCCTGCAGGGGGAGGCTGAGCTGGCCTACCTCACCCACGAGGGTCTGTTCATCAGTGATGCTCTGAACGAGGCcgagcagcagcggcagcaggcaGTGGTCCAGGATCAGAGCTCTGTGTCGGGCTCCAGGATGCAGCAGAGCCGGCCGGAGGCTGCCAGCGGCAACTCTGCCTGTGGGACCACAGAGACCTCCATCAGCTTCAT GTCCGGTGAGAGCATGATGCCCACTGAGCTGGAGCTGAACCGTGTGATCAACAACGTCCAGGAGCTGCTGTACTCCGCCTCCGACGTCAGCCACGACCGCTGCGTCAAAGTCCTCACAGCCAGAGCGAAG GACGGCTCCCTGGAGCGTCTGAGCTCGGCCGAGTtcgtgtgtctctctcaggcgGTGGAGGGTTTCGTCAGGGACACCGAGGAGGTGTGCGGCAGGCGAAGCGTCTCGCTGAGGGGGGCGCTGCAGAGCCAGGCCAACCGCTTCGTCCACCGCTTCCACGAAGAACGCAAGACCAAGCTCGG cctcctcctggATAATGAGCGCTGGAAGCAGGCGGAGGTTCCTGCTGAGTTTCAAGATCTGGTGAACTCCATTGCTGACGGCAGAATAACACTACCAGAGCGCAAAATCCCAG GTGCAGAGGACAGGAAGCCCACTGAGTTTCTGCTCGTCAACGGGCAAAAATATGCCGTCGTCGG GACGGTTCTGCTGCTCATCCGGATCTTTCTGGAATACTGTCAGTGTGTCAATGACATCCCATCCATCGCCACTGACATGCTGACACGTCTGTCAGACCTCCTCAAG CACTTCAACTCTCGGAGCTGCCAGCTGGTTCTGGGAGCCGGAGCTCTGCAGGTTGTCGGCCTCAAGACCATCACCACCAAAAACCTCG ctttgGCATCCCGCTGCCTGCAGCTGGTGGTTCACTACATTCCCATCATCAGAGCTCATTTTGAGACCAAACTGCAGCCCAAACAGTTCAGTGTCCTTCGACACTTTGACCACATCACAAAG GACTACAATGATCACATAGCAGAGATATCTGCGAAGCTGGTGGCCATCATGGACAGTCTGTTTGAGAAGGTTTTATCAAAG TATGAAGTGAAGGCTCCGATGCCCTCTGCCTGCTTCAGAAACGTCTGTAAGCAGATGGCAAAGATGCACGAAGCCATTTATGAGCTTTTACCTGAAGAGCAGACACAG ATGTTGTTTCTGAGGATTAATGCCAGTTTTAAGATGCACCTGAAGAGGCAGCTGGCTCGACTGGGGGTCGTTAATGATGGAGGACCCCAGCACGG gctggtggtggtggacgTTGCTTTCTACACAGAGAACGTTCAGGCGCTGAAGAGCCTCGAGCGGCTCGACCTGAACATGGCCGAGATCTGGGAGCAGAAGAGGTGA
- the vps54 gene encoding vacuolar protein sorting-associated protein 54 isoform X1: MASSHSSSPVPRGGRDGIYHKERDPTPPRCRSIRSLPDVCPKEPTGEGRGLCDGPSVVAEHDRWTVYSSKVNLPAALNDPRLAKRESDFFTKTWGLDFAETEVMPSFFLPSITREHFGPYLQEMAQRERIHERCKTICPNKDDVDAVSSITTNHDKSRAELEQVPKIFMKPDFALEDPATFNTVLPWSHFNSAGGKSSRDVASSKLLQEKLSHYLDVVEVSIARQISLRSEAFFHAMSSQHELQDRLQETQRAVAVLRGRTAAIDRVMCQGPLRALRNALTRNNYVKLHNKLKLMAAVHQTQPTVQLLLSTSEFVGALELISTTKEVLQQELQGIHSFRHLGSQLCELEKLIDKMMVEDFSMYARSDLNRSLKDEPQVLEKVHKPNAASQKERLESLVFGLLRQRKLDFLDIYSDEMIMAAKAIVTQCVAESVLHIEEIDTEVVTKLADQMRVMTFPQWFELLKSVFESFLLFLQRIKATLSVIKNVVLEVQASNQKNRLLETSSEASGQEASHGPSLLQGEAELAYLTHEGLFISDALNEAEQQRQQAVVQDQSSVSGSRMQQSRPEAASGNSACGTTETSISFMSGESMMPTELELNRVINNVQELLYSASDVSHDRCVKVLTARAKDGSLERLSSAEFVCLSQAVEGFVRDTEEVCGRRSVSLRGALQSQANRFVHRFHEERKTKLGLLLDNERWKQAEVPAEFQDLVNSIADGRITLPERKIPGAEDRKPTEFLLVNGQKYAVVGTVLLLIRIFLEYCQCVNDIPSIATDMLTRLSDLLKHFNSRSCQLVLGAGALQVVGLKTITTKNLALASRCLQLVVHYIPIIRAHFETKLQPKQFSVLRHFDHITKDYNDHIAEISAKLVAIMDSLFEKVLSKYEVKAPMPSACFRNVCKQMAKMHEAIYELLPEEQTQMLFLRINASFKMHLKRQLARLGVVNDGGPQHGLVVVDVAFYTENVQALKSLERLDLNMAEIWEQKR; the protein is encoded by the exons ATGGCCTCCAGCCACAGCTCCTCCCCAGTGCCTCGTGGAGGCCGAGATGGGATCTATCACAAGGAGCGGGATCCCACCCCCCCTCGCTGCCGGTCCATCCGGTCCCTTCCTGATGTCTGTCCCAAGGAACCCACCG GCGAGGGGCGGGGCCTGTGTGATGGCCCATCCGTGGTGGCAGAGCACGACAGGTGGACGGTGTACAGCTCCAAGGTCAACCTCCCCGCCGCGCTGAATGACCCGCGGCTCGCCAAACGGGAGTCCGACTTTTTCACCAAAACATGGGGGCTGGACTTCgcagagacagaggtgatgccctccttcttcctccccaGCATCACCAGGGAACACTTCGGGCCCTACCTGCAGGAGATGGCTCAG agggaAAGAATCCACGAACGCTGCAAGACGATCTGTCCCAACAAAGACGATGTCGACGCCGTCTCCAGTATCACCACCAACCACG ACAAATCCAGAGCTGAGCTGGAACAAGTCCCGAAG ATCTTCATGAAGCCTGACTTTGCTCTGGAGGACCCGGCCACCTTCAACACCGTCCTGCCCTGGTCACACTTCAACAGTGCCGGGgggaagagcagcagagatgtgGCCTCCTCCAAACTGCTGCAGGAGAAG CTGAGTCACTACCTGGATGTGGTGGAGGTGAGCATCGCTCGGCAGATCTCTCTGCGCTCCGAGGCATTTTTTCATGCCATGTCCTCACAGCACGAGCTGCAGGACCGGCTACAGGAGACGCAGCGGGCCGTGGCCGTCCTGCGGGGCCGGACAGCTGCCATAGACCGGGTCATGTGCCAGGGGCCTCTACGGGCCCTCCGTAATGCCCTGACCCGCAACAACTACGTGAAGCTGCACAACAAGCTGAAGCTGATGGCGGCAGTGCATCAGACACAGCCCACCGtacagctgctgctctccaccTCAGAGTTCGTCGGCGCACTGGAGCTCATCTCCACCACCaaggaggtgctgcagcaggagctgcagggaaTCCATAGCTTCAG ACATCTGGGTTCCCAACTGTGTGAGCTGGAGAAGCTGATCGATAAGATGATGGTGGAGGATTTCAGCATGTATGCCCGCAGCGATCTGAACCGCAGCCTGAAGGACGAGCCGCAGGTCCTGGAGAAG GTCCACAAACCAAACGCTGCCTCACAGAAG GAGCGTCTGGAGTCTCTGGTGTTCGGCCTGCTGCGGCAGAGGAAGCTGGATTTTCTGGACATTTACAGCGATGAGATGATTATGGCTGCTAAAGCCATCGTCACTCAG tgtgtagCAGAAAGTGTTTTGCACATAGAAGAAATTGACACTGAAGTCGTCACTAA gctagCTGACCAGATGCGTGTGATGACGTTTCCTCAGTGGTTTGAGCTGCTGAAAAGCGTCTTTGAGagtttccttctcttcctgcaGAGGATCAAG gcCACTCTGAGCGTGATCAAAAATGTGGTCCTGGAGGTTCAGGCGTCGAACCAGAAGAACCGGCTCCTGGAGACCAGTTCCGAAGCTTCAGGCCAGGAGGCTTCCCACGGTCCATCACTCCTGCAGGGGGAGGCTGAGCTGGCCTACCTCACCCACGAGGGTCTGTTCATCAGTGATGCTCTGAACGAGGCcgagcagcagcggcagcaggcaGTGGTCCAGGATCAGAGCTCTGTGTCGGGCTCCAGGATGCAGCAGAGCCGGCCGGAGGCTGCCAGCGGCAACTCTGCCTGTGGGACCACAGAGACCTCCATCAGCTTCAT GTCCGGTGAGAGCATGATGCCCACTGAGCTGGAGCTGAACCGTGTGATCAACAACGTCCAGGAGCTGCTGTACTCCGCCTCCGACGTCAGCCACGACCGCTGCGTCAAAGTCCTCACAGCCAGAGCGAAG GACGGCTCCCTGGAGCGTCTGAGCTCGGCCGAGTtcgtgtgtctctctcaggcgGTGGAGGGTTTCGTCAGGGACACCGAGGAGGTGTGCGGCAGGCGAAGCGTCTCGCTGAGGGGGGCGCTGCAGAGCCAGGCCAACCGCTTCGTCCACCGCTTCCACGAAGAACGCAAGACCAAGCTCGG cctcctcctggATAATGAGCGCTGGAAGCAGGCGGAGGTTCCTGCTGAGTTTCAAGATCTGGTGAACTCCATTGCTGACGGCAGAATAACACTACCAGAGCGCAAAATCCCAG GTGCAGAGGACAGGAAGCCCACTGAGTTTCTGCTCGTCAACGGGCAAAAATATGCCGTCGTCGG GACGGTTCTGCTGCTCATCCGGATCTTTCTGGAATACTGTCAGTGTGTCAATGACATCCCATCCATCGCCACTGACATGCTGACACGTCTGTCAGACCTCCTCAAG CACTTCAACTCTCGGAGCTGCCAGCTGGTTCTGGGAGCCGGAGCTCTGCAGGTTGTCGGCCTCAAGACCATCACCACCAAAAACCTCG ctttgGCATCCCGCTGCCTGCAGCTGGTGGTTCACTACATTCCCATCATCAGAGCTCATTTTGAGACCAAACTGCAGCCCAAACAGTTCAGTGTCCTTCGACACTTTGACCACATCACAAAG GACTACAATGATCACATAGCAGAGATATCTGCGAAGCTGGTGGCCATCATGGACAGTCTGTTTGAGAAGGTTTTATCAAAG TATGAAGTGAAGGCTCCGATGCCCTCTGCCTGCTTCAGAAACGTCTGTAAGCAGATGGCAAAGATGCACGAAGCCATTTATGAGCTTTTACCTGAAGAGCAGACACAG ATGTTGTTTCTGAGGATTAATGCCAGTTTTAAGATGCACCTGAAGAGGCAGCTGGCTCGACTGGGGGTCGTTAATGATGGAGGACCCCAGCACGG gctggtggtggtggacgTTGCTTTCTACACAGAGAACGTTCAGGCGCTGAAGAGCCTCGAGCGGCTCGACCTGAACATGGCCGAGATCTGGGAGCAGAAGAGGTGA